In the genome of Actinomadura graeca, one region contains:
- a CDS encoding glycine--tRNA ligase → MARRSDVLDTIVNLAKRRGLVYPSSEIYGGLRASWDYGPLGVELKNNVKRQWWKSMVQGRDDVVGLDSCVILAREVWEASGHVQAFVDPLTECQSCHKRFRADHLEEAYEEKHGRPPANGLADISCPNCGVKGSFTEPKMFNGLLKTYLGPVEDESGLAYLRPETAQGIFINYLNVQQSARRKVPFGIGQIGKSFRNEITPGNFIFRTREFEQMEMEFFVKPGSDEEWHQYWIDERLQWYVDLGIRKENLRLYEHPAEKLSHYSKRTVDVEYRFDFVGSEWGELEGVANRTDYDLSTHSKASGTDLSFFDQESGERFTPYVIEPAAGVDRCTLTFMMDAYAEDEAPNAKGKLEKRTVMRLDRRLAPVKVAVLPLSRNTDLSPKARDLAARLRRNWNVDFDDAGAIGRRYRRQDEIGTPFCVTVDFDTLEDDAVTVRERDSMSQERISIGQVESFLAAQLVGC, encoded by the coding sequence ATGGCACGCCGTTCCGATGTGCTGGACACGATCGTCAACCTCGCCAAGCGCCGGGGCCTGGTCTACCCGTCGAGCGAGATCTACGGCGGGCTCCGCGCCTCCTGGGACTACGGCCCGCTCGGAGTCGAGCTGAAGAACAACGTGAAGCGCCAGTGGTGGAAGTCCATGGTGCAGGGCCGCGACGACGTGGTCGGCCTCGACTCGTGCGTGATCCTCGCGCGGGAGGTCTGGGAGGCCAGCGGCCACGTCCAGGCGTTCGTCGACCCCCTGACCGAATGCCAGTCGTGTCACAAGCGCTTCCGGGCCGACCACCTGGAGGAGGCGTACGAGGAGAAGCACGGCCGCCCGCCGGCGAACGGCCTCGCCGACATCTCCTGCCCCAACTGCGGTGTCAAGGGCTCCTTCACCGAGCCGAAGATGTTCAACGGCCTGCTCAAGACCTACCTCGGCCCCGTCGAGGACGAGTCGGGCCTGGCCTACCTGCGCCCCGAGACGGCACAGGGCATCTTCATCAACTACCTGAACGTCCAGCAGTCCGCGCGCCGCAAGGTGCCGTTCGGCATCGGGCAGATCGGCAAGTCGTTCCGCAACGAGATCACGCCCGGCAACTTCATCTTCCGGACCCGCGAGTTCGAGCAGATGGAGATGGAGTTCTTCGTCAAGCCCGGCAGTGACGAGGAATGGCACCAGTACTGGATCGACGAGCGCCTCCAGTGGTACGTCGACCTCGGCATCCGCAAGGAGAACCTGCGGCTGTACGAGCACCCCGCCGAGAAGCTGTCCCACTACTCCAAGCGCACCGTGGACGTGGAGTACCGCTTCGACTTCGTCGGCAGCGAATGGGGCGAGCTCGAGGGCGTCGCCAACCGCACCGACTACGACCTGTCGACCCACTCCAAGGCGTCCGGCACCGACCTGTCGTTCTTCGACCAGGAGTCGGGGGAGCGCTTCACCCCGTACGTGATCGAGCCCGCCGCCGGCGTCGACCGCTGCACCCTCACGTTCATGATGGACGCCTACGCCGAGGACGAGGCGCCCAACGCCAAGGGCAAGCTGGAGAAGCGCACCGTCATGCGGCTGGACCGCAGGCTCGCCCCCGTCAAGGTCGCGGTGCTGCCGCTGTCGCGCAACACCGACCTGTCCCCGAAGGCCCGCGACCTGGCCGCCCGGCTGCGCCGCAACTGGAACGTCGACTTCGACGACGCCGGGGCCATCGGCCGCCGCTACCGCCGCCAGGACGAGATCGGCACGCCGTTCTGCGTCACCGTCGATTTCGACACCCTGGAGGACGACGCGGTGACCGTCCGCGAGCGCGACTCGATGAGCCAGGAGCGCATCTCGATCGGCCAGGTCGAGTCCTTCCTGGCCGCCCAGCTCGTCGGCTGCTGA